Sequence from the Plasmodium berghei ANKA genome assembly, chromosome: 3 genome:
aaaattataaggaagaaataaaaaatgaaacaatAAACATATCAAATAGTGTAGAAAAAAGTGatattgaaaaaacaaCTCAAGAAATATCTTTATATTgtaacaaattaaaaaatgaagaaatacattttaaaaataattacgAGAAAATTGgtgttaataatatattatcagtttttaaaaataaattaaataaaattaatgttaataataacTCTTTAAATTGCCATTCTgaaataaatgttttaattaataattttttatatgtattaagaataataaataaacatcAGCAAATATTAGGAGATATTTAtagttttaattttaacatAACTAATGAAGACAATAtaagaaattattttgaaaatcgATTTTCCTTTGTTAAATGTTACAAAcaatataatgaattaaatgatCATATTTATGACAAAAATAAGAGAAAGATCAAAcatgatgaaataaaaaatgagtaaacaatttttaatagtaacataaaaaatacatattcacataatgaagataaatgttatatattcttttacTAAACAAAAGGTGATAGATctaaatatgataatttCAAAATGATTAAAGGGAAATATTCAAATACttttgaaaattaaaatgattatatatattaacaacgaaaataaaataaatacactgccattttattatctttatatatattttagtgatataataaaagtattttttattaaaaaaaaaatatatggatTTTCCTATTTTGGggtttatttttcttataaattaaccttattttaatatataatatactatattattttgttttagtttgtttgaaatatattaacacaTGGGGGATgttcatatattatcataCTTATTACTATATAGTAATATCCAGGgtattatctttttttttgcgtATAATctcattaatatattatgaacaaaaaatttgtaaaattagtttatattttaaatgaaaaacgtgggatgaaataaatatttaaggAAGgtatattatgcatatgtaCACTAGTATATAATgtgcatttttttgaatagtaatatttttcaagaaaaataacagtatatatattcagatataaaaaatatacataatgcacaaaataatattttttcatatattatacagaGATATTTatcagaaaaaataatattaaaatgcATTTATCgaattaaattttcttcaattttccatttcattttgtttttataaatgaaatataacCATGCGCATcgtttatatatagattaagattttataattgtcaaaaaaatttacacatttaaaacttttaaaaaaatttaattccattgatatatatatatttttaattatttaaaatattttatgctctttatatgtttttaatttaatacttatatattatgtatatcatatctatatatgatatatatatattcacataaaaattatttgtcTTTAAAGTCAAAAAACACATTTTAAGattaacaatatatatatgttaatgttgactttgatatattatgtactatcatagtatatatacttcatttattttcttaatataattaaaagtgtgtttaaaatatatttttcataatatttaactCATCAGGTTTATTCTAAAATTATAGTTGCTCCGAGATCttcaaaaatttttttaatttcgtCGGCTTGCTCTGCCGGGGCATCTAATAtgataaacaaaattagaaacaaaattagaaataaaaacgaAACAAAAACGAAATAAAAACGAAACGACAAAACTTACTCTTTTGTATGTAAAAGGGGGCGCTTTCCACCATTTCTTTAGCTTCCTTTAATCCAacatttgttatttttcgAATTTCTTTAATAgtgttaattttatttttaacatcaaatttttctagttttatattaaaagttgtttttgtttgattttttttttcttctgtTTTTCCAATTTCATTAGTTTGTTTTATATCGGGAATCGCATTTTCCACATTAGTAGATGCATTGGTTATGTTTGATGTTGGAATATTAATTCCTCCATTTATTTGATGCACATTTGAAGCTtcaaaaaaagataaaggATGTGGAAATGGGTTTcgatttataaaatatccattattaaattgtttatttcCTTCGAGCTTTTCTTGACACATATCACATAAATCGGCTGCTTCAATTAATGTTAAATTCAATATATCATCGACTAATtttaatactttttttgaaggctttcttttttttgtaaacttattttctatttcatcatttggaatggtattattattagaatcttttattttatcaaaaatatcGTAAGTACTATTATTTGTAGATGTAGAAAAGGATCTATTTCGacatatttgaaaaaaacaaatattaaaattgtttggtattatttttctaaaactTAATATAGTATCATTATCCCTTTTGTTATAAGCCTTTGAAATTtgaagaaataattttaaatgtctacatttatttatcatttctgtataaaattaattgcatttgtttttttcaaataattcaCAAAAACATATAACTCTATACATGTGGATAAATATGTGCAATATATGTTTTGGAAGTTTGTATGTTTACAACTTTATGGTGCTATTCGTGTAATGTTATATAGCAACTCAATGGGAAATGATAAGAATGTAATATTATGCATTTATTTCGGGGTTTATTTCGaggtttattttttaaagctTACTTTTTTAAACTAATGCTAACTTGTTTGACATACACATTTtaagaaattataaaaagatactaaaatataagatttaaaaaaaataaataaatcaattTGATTGTTCAAATTTGTTTTGCATATTCGGGACACGTTGTTACCCCCTAAAGAAATAGTATATGTATAGcatacttttttatatttggtaaacttgataataatataaaaataaaaaataacaaaaataaagaaaaaatgttaaaaaaaaatatatataattatagtCAAACAATATGTGTAGTTTATTTTAATCatatatgcaaatatatattttttataatatattatgcatattttataattaaaaattttgtaggcattataatttgtatgCTTAATGCAAGTGCTTCCCTTTTActtgtaaaataaaaaattaacaaaaaaaaaaaaaaaaaagttatgaaaaaaataacaaaagtAAAAGATCAATTAACAGGAAGTATATCATTTtccttatatttttaatttttttgaaaaatataaaaaaactaaattaattattatatttcctgtgttaatatgtttatatttatattgacTTTCTTCCCTTTcaattcataatttttttatattaaatataataaaacatattaataataaagtaaATTTTACAAAGTTATGACTATTCATTCACAAACATAGATTAATAGTATATTTCTGTTTTCTCTATActtgtatataaatataatttgtgtagttagtattttatatgctgaatatatacatgtatgATGCCttcatatttgtatatatgtttaaattatgataccaattaatttttcataaaggataaattatgttttataaaaatgtgaattgtttttatataatatgcgTCGTATCTTATATGGTGTTATagtatttattcatttatcTACTATAGaatttataatacataCACAATCCTTTAAGcgtttatttaaataatatagtttatctgcaatttaaaataaacaaattttgatattccatataatatttttatccatACTTTTCTATTTCTATGATTATCAAATCTTTTCGAGGCATACATAATTCATAGTAAAAATAGGGaactattttttgtgtattttaagaatttgaaaattttttttttttaagaattaattttaacatAATGGAAGTTGACCGAGATGCAAATGTTGAAcaatggaaaataaaaagactaataaaaaaactagAAAATGCCAAAgggtatataaaataaaagtagaaatataaatccatatttatatctatttttttccttatctatatttcctactttctttttttcctGTAGAAACGGAACTAGTATGATTAGTTTAATTATAAGAAGCAAAGATGAAGTTTCAAGAATTAACAAAATGTTAGCGGATGAACTTGGAACTGCTTCTAACATTAAAAGTAGAGTTAATCGCCTCAGTGTGCTATCCGCGATTACTTCAACTCAGCAGAGTAAGCCCCAAAAAAATTGGAAAtaaattggaaaaaaaaatgaaaaaaaatgagaaaaaaaatgaaaaaaaaaatgaaaaaaaaatgacaatttttcatttcatttttagAGCTAAAGCTATATAACAAAACCCCACCTAAGGGACTAGTCGTATATTGTGGAACTGTTGTGACTGAAGatggaaaagaaaaaaaaatgtcaaTAGATTTTGAACCCTTTCGACCAATTAACACTAGTTTGTATTTGTGTGACAATAAATTCCATGTTGAAGCattaaaagaattattAGAAAGTGATGATAAGTTTGGATTTATTATAGTAGATGGTAATGGTGCATTATTTGGAACAATACAAGGAAATGCAAGGGAAGTTATTAGAAGATTTACAGTTGATTTGCCAAAAAAACATGGACGTGGAGGTCAAAGTGCGTTACGTTTTGCACGTTTAAGATTAGAAAAAAGACATAACTATTTAAGAAAAGTTGCTGAAGTATCTACATCTGTATTTATAACAAATGATAAAGTTAATGTCTTAGGTATAGTGTTAGCAGGAAGTGctgattttaaaaatgatttattaCATAGTGATTTATTTGATCAACGATTATATGCTAAagttattaaaattgtagACATATCATATGGCGGCGATAATGGATTTAATCAGGCCATAGAACTTAGTGGTGAAGCATTACAAAATGTTAAATTTAtacaagaaaaaaaattaataggaaaattttttgaagAAATTGCACAAGATACAGGTAAAGTTGTATATGGAATTGAAGACACATTAAAAGCATTAGAAATAGGAGCTGTTGAATTATTAATTGTATACGAAGGGTTGGATATTATTCGATTAactacaaaaaataatgttacTAATCAAACTAAAACAATGCATATTTTCCCACATGATGAAAAACAAGAAtctttatataaagaaaataatgttGAATTAGAAGTTGtagaaaaaattttattaacagattggattattaataattataaaaaatatggtgCATCTCTTGATTTTGTCACAAATAAATCTCAAGAAGGTGCTCAATTTCAAAAAGGGTTTGGAGGTTTTGGTGGAATGCTTAGGTATAAGATcgatttaaatttatatgacGAAGATGTGGATAGTGACGTTGAATTGTTCTGAACCCTGAACTCCAGCCTAGTTCGGCACTAAACTGGTTCACACATTTATTGTCAATCTTATTTTATCCATAGATAAGTCTGGGCTTGGcccataatatttttcatttttacattttacAAACTTCTTATTCTTAATTGCGTAAATTGAAGATGCattcattttatatgcCTCTTCATTTCATTGCgtattccatttttttttttttctttcggCATTCCCTCCTTTGCATctatttgttttgtttaGTATTCCATCtcctatttttatattttgaggCAATTTCCATCGAATTCCACACTT
This genomic interval carries:
- a CDS encoding peptide chain release factor subunit 1, putative, with the translated sequence MEVDRDANVEQWKIKRLIKKLENAKGNGTSMISLIIRSKDEVSRINKMLADELGTASNIKSRVNRLSVLSAITSTQQKLKLYNKTPPKGLVVYCGTVVTEDGKEKKMSIDFEPFRPINTSLYLCDNKFHVEALKELLESDDKFGFIIVDGNGALFGTIQGNAREVIRRFTVDLPKKHGRGGQSALRFARLRLEKRHNYLRKVAEVSTSVFITNDKVNVLGIVLAGSADFKNDLLHSDLFDQRLYAKVIKIVDISYGGDNGFNQAIELSGEALQNVKFIQEKKLIGKFFEEIAQDTGKVVYGIEDTLKALEIGAVELLIVYEGLDIIRLTTKNNVTNQTKTMHIFPHDEKQESLYKENNVELEVVEKILLTDWIINNYKKYGASLDFVTNKSQEGAQFQKGFGGFGGMLRYKIDLNLYDEDVDSDVELF
- a CDS encoding ribosomal protein L12, mitochondrial, putative produces the protein MINKCRHLKLFLQISKAYNKRDNDTILSFRKIIPNNFNICFFQICRNRSFSTSTNNSTYDIFDKIKDSNNNTIPNDEIENKFTKKRKPSKKVLKLVDDILNLTLIEAADLCDMCQEKLEGNKQFNNGYFINRNPFPHPLSFFEASNVHQINGGINIPTSNITNASTNVENAIPDIKQTNEIGKTEEKKNQTKTTFNIKLEKFDVKNKINTIKEIRKITNVGLKEAKEMVESAPFYIQKNAPAEQADEIKKIFEDLGATIILE